In Haloterrigena turkmenica DSM 5511, a single genomic region encodes these proteins:
- a CDS encoding cohesin domain-containing protein, with amino-acid sequence MRATTERRTVAAGRGLLLGAVLLALLLVPLLGFAAETAAASDRTAAILPSTQTVAADPGEEVTVDVVMQSDGGYGGEGIESVSLVAQYNPEYLEITDVERGPWLEQGAETDVYAERGLAHDSGTAVLEQRRDPPADGATGNARIATLTVAVAEDAPPSEATITFEESRAELLRETPIPVFDTDATVAIDGGGDEAPAFDHPDPDGLETTPVDAEATDAEPGAEPESTRDDDAVAETDDENGGNETEADREDAVPGLPTPVAAGIIVGTVLVGHRLHDATGVRAGADR; translated from the coding sequence ATGAGAGCCACGACAGAACGACGGACGGTCGCCGCCGGACGCGGCCTGTTGCTGGGAGCGGTCCTCCTCGCGCTGCTACTGGTCCCCCTGCTCGGGTTCGCCGCCGAGACGGCTGCCGCCAGCGACCGGACCGCGGCCATCCTTCCGTCGACGCAGACGGTCGCCGCCGACCCCGGCGAGGAGGTCACCGTCGACGTCGTCATGCAGAGCGACGGCGGCTACGGCGGCGAAGGCATCGAATCGGTCTCCCTCGTCGCCCAGTACAATCCCGAGTATCTCGAGATTACCGACGTCGAACGCGGGCCCTGGCTCGAGCAGGGCGCGGAAACGGACGTCTACGCCGAACGGGGGCTCGCACACGACAGCGGCACCGCCGTTCTCGAGCAGCGGCGCGATCCGCCCGCCGACGGCGCGACGGGGAACGCGAGAATCGCGACGCTCACGGTCGCGGTCGCCGAAGACGCTCCGCCGTCGGAGGCGACGATCACCTTCGAGGAGAGCCGCGCCGAACTCCTCCGCGAGACGCCGATCCCGGTCTTCGATACGGACGCCACCGTCGCGATCGACGGCGGCGGCGACGAGGCACCGGCGTTCGACCACCCGGACCCAGACGGGCTCGAGACGACGCCCGTCGACGCCGAAGCCACCGACGCCGAACCGGGAGCGGAACCCGAATCGACGAGAGATGACGACGCTGTAGCGGAGACCGACGACGAGAACGGTGGGAACGAAACCGAAGCGGACCGCGAGGACGCCGTTCCGGGACTCCCGACGCCCGTCGCAGCGGGGATCATCGTCGGAACGGTCCTCGTCGGTCACCGATTGCACGATGCTACCGGCGTTCGAGCCGGCGCGGACCGGTAG
- a CDS encoding DUF7344 domain-containing protein, translating into MSSKASIGGDSERGPLTDVPEECYDVLRHPRRIRILATLGAHRTRLSLMELTTAIVENEDLDVPTGKARHDVRISLVHNHLPRLAEYGLVEFDAETGAELVDEPPVHPADLARLLELCEGPEGEQLLEAIVHPVRMRVLAMLSGAERTVSVERLASELAASDVGADDRERAKISLYHAHLPVLADVDALKFDTDANLVTQGERTTSVLH; encoded by the coding sequence ATGAGTTCGAAAGCGTCCATCGGCGGTGACAGCGAACGGGGCCCATTGACAGACGTCCCGGAGGAGTGTTACGACGTCCTCCGACATCCGCGCCGGATCCGCATCCTGGCGACGCTCGGCGCCCACCGTACGCGGCTGTCGCTGATGGAGCTGACGACGGCGATCGTCGAGAACGAAGACCTGGACGTCCCGACCGGCAAGGCTCGTCACGACGTCCGCATCAGTCTCGTCCACAACCACCTCCCCCGACTGGCCGAGTACGGGCTCGTCGAATTCGACGCCGAGACCGGCGCCGAACTGGTCGACGAACCGCCGGTCCACCCCGCCGATCTCGCGAGACTGCTCGAACTCTGTGAGGGTCCGGAGGGAGAGCAGCTGCTCGAGGCGATCGTCCACCCCGTCCGGATGCGAGTCCTCGCGATGCTCTCGGGCGCCGAACGCACTGTCTCCGTCGAGCGACTCGCGTCGGAGCTCGCCGCCAGCGACGTCGGCGCGGACGACCGCGAGCGAGCGAAGATTTCCCTCTATCACGCTCACCTTCCCGTGCTGGCCGACGTAGATGCCCTGAAGTTCGACACCGACGCCAATCTGGTCACGCAAGGCGAACGGACGACGTCGGTCCTCCACTGA
- a CDS encoding FRG domain-containing protein, with the protein MTDETVSQSTVRAESWAELQELVTAEMWMPDIARHRSPFVFRGVPFRDHTLETSIKRFVGDSGEWKLESLLLRNFHQYAVNEIEEFESVWHLLSIAEHYGLPTRLLDWSFSPLVATYFAVRDGDTAHDGAVWSVDYRQLHDTLPEHYNRVLERTETDMLDVHLLSNATLESDAETADAADGAMRDLNDVSRLDDLWSERWGVDADEAVDDQYVVFFRPPAIDDRIANQSAVFSFQSDPRLALDRWLEERPDCYRKIVIPGERKLEFRDKLDQMNVNHRTLFPDLEGLTTWLKQYYQPQE; encoded by the coding sequence ATGACCGACGAGACGGTCTCCCAGTCCACCGTCCGGGCCGAATCGTGGGCGGAGCTGCAGGAACTGGTCACCGCGGAGATGTGGATGCCCGACATCGCTCGACACCGCTCTCCGTTCGTGTTCCGGGGGGTCCCCTTCCGGGACCACACCCTCGAGACCTCGATCAAGCGGTTCGTCGGCGACTCGGGCGAGTGGAAACTCGAGTCGCTGCTGTTGCGGAACTTCCACCAGTACGCGGTCAACGAGATCGAGGAGTTCGAGTCGGTCTGGCACCTGCTCTCGATCGCCGAACACTACGGCCTGCCGACCCGGCTGCTGGACTGGTCGTTCTCGCCACTGGTCGCGACCTACTTCGCGGTCCGGGACGGCGACACCGCCCACGACGGCGCGGTCTGGTCGGTCGACTACCGACAGCTCCACGATACGCTGCCCGAGCACTACAACCGCGTCTTAGAGCGGACCGAGACGGACATGCTCGACGTGCATCTGCTCTCGAACGCGACCCTCGAGTCCGACGCGGAGACGGCCGACGCCGCTGACGGGGCGATGCGCGACCTGAACGACGTCTCCCGGCTGGACGACCTCTGGAGCGAGCGCTGGGGCGTCGACGCCGACGAGGCGGTCGACGACCAGTACGTCGTCTTCTTCCGGCCGCCGGCGATCGACGACCGCATCGCCAACCAGTCGGCCGTCTTCTCGTTCCAGTCGGACCCCCGACTCGCCCTCGATCGCTGGCTCGAGGAGCGCCCGGACTGCTACCGGAAGATCGTGATCCCGGGCGAGCGCAAACTCGAGTTCCGAGACAAACTCGACCAGATGAACGTCAACCACCGGACGCTGTTTCCCGACCTCGAGGGACTGACGACCTGGCTCAAGCAGTACTATCAGCCACAGGAGTGA
- a CDS encoding ATP-binding protein, translated as MTDLGDFGDFNAESDADSGGRDDAAAGSDGTRTEPSSAGGSTGTDGGTTDDFEPTPVEPRGEDVGIGAICVSQGLRVAEDGDETTLRAYVTRGNRSSIRIGSYLLAPYPDGETLFCRITGLEYAQQYHADDATEIHARRAMRTDGVDEADYKFVAELEPVAVLYDDDGELKRRMTDRVPKPQTVIRQADDTEEIKTGLKMPEDGVFLGHLSVGGEKVRTAATPPTIDYRLKDDYDAGDPLVFRHTLIAGGTGSGKTHGAKNILRQYLAEDRAYPMDDGREVHPAVVQFDPQDEYAQMHDDNPDLDDEFGRRLEREGIAYGGHEDTTAFVPKVGSASYAAGHHRARQVEFTIPFSMVYDNPWLVAGSGLNDNQYGALVSVLLPRFRKQYGDDGTYEEFTTFLDDPALREELDESGRVHEATFDAVRRRVLGFGHVFDQDARPITDLVHEFVRPGGLTVVPTYHINDSRATETIVLAVSSLLIDQKLSNDPYYDRIKETPLVLGMDEAHNFLTDADSVQAGKVITKFTEAAKQGRKERLGLFLITQDPQDIHDAVFKQINTTVVLNLGDEDAIKSVNIPSNLESKVPYMEKGQMVVYSPDNSEPVELIGLPKCLTRHGRD; from the coding sequence ATGACCGATCTGGGTGACTTCGGCGATTTCAACGCCGAGTCCGACGCCGATTCCGGCGGGAGAGACGACGCTGCGGCCGGTTCCGACGGGACGAGGACCGAGCCGTCGAGTGCCGGTGGGTCGACAGGTACGGACGGCGGAACGACCGACGATTTCGAACCGACGCCCGTCGAGCCCCGGGGCGAAGACGTCGGTATCGGCGCGATCTGCGTCTCCCAGGGACTGCGCGTCGCCGAGGACGGCGACGAAACGACGCTGCGCGCGTACGTCACCCGCGGCAACCGTTCCTCGATCCGCATCGGGAGCTACCTGCTGGCGCCCTACCCCGACGGCGAGACCCTGTTCTGTCGCATTACGGGACTGGAGTACGCCCAGCAGTACCACGCCGACGACGCGACGGAGATCCACGCCCGCCGCGCGATGCGGACCGACGGGGTCGACGAGGCCGACTACAAGTTCGTCGCGGAACTCGAGCCGGTAGCCGTCCTTTACGACGACGATGGGGAACTGAAACGACGGATGACCGACCGCGTCCCCAAACCGCAGACGGTGATCCGGCAGGCGGACGACACCGAGGAGATCAAGACCGGGCTGAAGATGCCCGAGGACGGCGTCTTCCTCGGCCACCTCTCGGTCGGCGGCGAGAAGGTGCGGACCGCGGCCACCCCGCCGACGATCGACTACCGGCTCAAGGACGACTACGACGCCGGCGATCCGCTCGTCTTCCGGCACACGCTGATCGCCGGCGGGACGGGCTCGGGGAAGACCCACGGCGCGAAGAACATCCTCCGCCAGTATCTCGCCGAGGATCGCGCGTACCCCATGGACGACGGCCGCGAGGTCCATCCCGCCGTGGTCCAGTTCGACCCGCAGGACGAGTACGCCCAGATGCACGACGACAACCCCGACTTAGACGACGAGTTCGGTCGTCGCCTCGAGCGCGAGGGGATCGCCTACGGCGGCCACGAGGACACGACGGCGTTCGTCCCCAAGGTGGGGTCGGCGTCGTACGCGGCGGGCCACCACCGCGCCCGACAGGTGGAGTTCACCATCCCGTTCTCGATGGTCTACGACAACCCGTGGCTGGTCGCGGGCAGCGGGCTGAACGACAACCAGTACGGCGCGCTGGTCAGCGTCCTCCTCCCGCGCTTTCGCAAGCAGTACGGCGACGACGGCACCTACGAGGAGTTCACGACGTTCCTCGACGACCCCGCCTTGCGCGAGGAACTCGACGAGTCCGGCCGGGTCCACGAGGCCACCTTCGACGCCGTCCGCCGGCGTGTGCTCGGCTTCGGCCACGTCTTCGATCAGGACGCCCGACCGATCACCGACCTCGTCCACGAGTTCGTCCGCCCGGGCGGGTTGACCGTCGTCCCGACCTACCACATCAACGACAGCCGGGCGACCGAGACCATCGTGCTCGCGGTCTCCTCGCTGCTCATCGACCAGAAGCTCTCGAACGATCCCTACTACGATCGGATCAAGGAGACGCCGCTCGTCCTCGGGATGGACGAGGCCCACAACTTCCTGACCGACGCCGACAGCGTGCAGGCCGGGAAGGTCATCACAAAGTTCACCGAGGCCGCCAAACAGGGTCGCAAGGAGCGGCTCGGCCTCTTCCTGATCACCCAGGACCCCCAGGACATCCACGACGCCGTCTTCAAGCAGATCAACACCACCGTCGTCCTGAATCTCGGCGATGAGGACGCCATCAAGAGCGTGAATATTCCGAGCAACCTCGAGTCGAAGGTGCCCTACATGGAGAAAGGGCAGATGGTCGTCTACTCGCCGGACAACTCCGAGCCCGTCGAACTGATCGGGCTTCCGAAGTGTCTCACCCGACACGGTCGAGATTGA
- a CDS encoding CAP domain-containing protein produces the protein MKLQSITAVVVVALLSLSMVGAGAAAPAASPVEDTSTETDTDTISQSDVVTQSDVTTISSVTSGSDGTVEVNTDGVDGVESLVGDLDSGQAGDATSVLESLFSGGITDNIDDEDTPGDADDGTDETNDDTGDGADETDGDESSSDNETDETDDNETDETDSDDETDETDSDETDGNETNETAGDETDDTADDETDDGSSDEIDRAALERYVHEAVNEERTARGLEPLEFDTELRDIARAHSEDMAERGYFAHVDPEGNDVTDRYEQAGYECNANGYTGGENLAQTWYDTPVVNDDGETVRYETEQELADGIVTQWMNSPDHRENLLATQWENEGIGVYVTDDNRVFVTQNFC, from the coding sequence ATGAAACTGCAATCGATAACGGCCGTAGTAGTCGTAGCGCTGCTCTCTCTGAGCATGGTCGGTGCGGGGGCCGCCGCACCCGCCGCGAGTCCGGTCGAGGACACGTCGACCGAGACCGATACGGACACCATCTCGCAGTCGGACGTCGTCACCCAGTCCGACGTGACCACCATCTCGTCGGTGACCTCGGGGAGCGACGGCACCGTCGAGGTGAACACCGATGGCGTCGACGGCGTCGAGTCGCTGGTCGGCGACCTCGACAGCGGACAGGCCGGCGACGCTACTTCGGTGCTCGAGTCGCTGTTCAGTGGCGGCATCACTGACAATATCGACGACGAGGACACCCCCGGCGATGCGGACGATGGAACGGACGAGACGAACGACGATACCGGCGACGGAGCGGATGAGACGGATGGTGACGAGAGTAGCAGTGACAACGAAACGGACGAGACTGACGACAACGAGACCGACGAAACCGATAGCGACGACGAAACGGACGAGACGGATAGCGACGAAACTGACGGAAACGAGACCAACGAAACTGCCGGTGACGAAACCGACGACACCGCGGACGACGAAACCGACGACGGCTCGAGCGACGAGATCGATCGGGCGGCGCTCGAGCGATACGTCCACGAGGCGGTCAACGAGGAACGCACCGCTCGAGGCCTCGAGCCGCTCGAATTCGACACCGAGCTGCGGGACATCGCTCGGGCCCACAGCGAGGACATGGCCGAACGCGGCTACTTCGCGCACGTCGATCCGGAGGGCAACGACGTCACCGACCGGTACGAGCAGGCGGGATACGAGTGCAACGCGAACGGCTACACCGGCGGCGAGAACCTCGCACAGACGTGGTACGACACGCCGGTCGTCAACGACGACGGCGAGACCGTCCGCTACGAGACCGAGCAGGAACTCGCTGACGGAATCGTCACGCAGTGGATGAACTCACCGGACCACCGCGAGAACCTCCTCGCGACCCAGTGGGAAAACGAGGGCATCGGCGTCTACGTCACCGACGATAACCGCGTGTTCGTCACGCAGAACTTCTGCTGA
- a CDS encoding alpha/beta hydrolase, producing MSDVLIPGGRDVRGTLAEPIDDPDAIVVAAPPHPQHSGSRSDPRLTAVAESLRESDIACLRFDYGAWDEGYGEREDVRNAVRWAREEYGRGDGTADGDDRPVGVFGYSFGASLALLAAADVDPDAVAALAPTARLADDLDAVDALESLELPVCVLYGERDETVDWEPVVDRARERGDAVTALAGDHFFLGTHGDIGDEVAGFFEKALLESA from the coding sequence ATGAGCGACGTGCTGATTCCCGGGGGCCGCGACGTCCGCGGGACGCTCGCGGAGCCGATCGACGACCCGGACGCGATCGTCGTCGCCGCGCCGCCCCACCCCCAACACAGCGGTTCGCGCAGCGATCCACGGCTTACGGCGGTCGCGGAGTCGCTTCGCGAATCGGACATCGCCTGTCTGCGGTTCGACTACGGCGCGTGGGACGAGGGTTACGGCGAGCGCGAGGACGTGCGAAACGCCGTCCGCTGGGCGCGCGAGGAGTACGGCCGCGGCGACGGAACCGCGGACGGAGACGACCGCCCCGTCGGCGTCTTCGGCTACAGTTTCGGCGCGTCGCTGGCGCTGCTCGCGGCGGCGGACGTCGACCCCGACGCCGTCGCCGCTCTCGCACCGACGGCGCGGCTGGCCGACGATCTCGACGCGGTCGACGCGCTCGAGTCTCTCGAGCTACCGGTCTGCGTCCTGTACGGCGAGCGGGACGAGACCGTCGACTGGGAGCCGGTGGTCGACCGCGCTCGCGAGCGCGGCGACGCGGTCACCGCGCTGGCGGGCGACCACTTCTTCCTCGGGACACACGGCGATATCGGCGACGAGGTGGCGGGGTTCTTCGAGAAGGCGTTGCTCGAGTCGGCCTGA
- a CDS encoding DUF7113 family protein: protein MILIRGRAGGTELTGTLYERGERAPSFRGAPDEDAAYVWVCDEFYEVDSGGSTQLVDGREVNLAFESPMPRGFDTREQALEGAKEHVRTQFARIGVDPSDVDLEVEKNGETDE from the coding sequence ATGATACTGATACGCGGTCGTGCCGGCGGCACCGAACTCACTGGCACGCTGTACGAGCGGGGCGAACGAGCGCCCTCGTTTCGCGGCGCGCCGGACGAAGACGCCGCCTACGTCTGGGTCTGCGACGAGTTCTACGAGGTCGACAGCGGCGGCTCGACCCAGCTGGTCGACGGCCGCGAAGTGAACCTCGCCTTCGAATCGCCCATGCCACGCGGCTTCGACACCCGCGAACAGGCCCTCGAGGGCGCCAAAGAACACGTCCGGACGCAGTTCGCCCGAATCGGAGTCGATCCGAGCGACGTCGATCTCGAGGTCGAGAAAAACGGCGAAACTGACGAGTAA
- a CDS encoding bifunctional metallophosphatase/5'-nucleotidase, which yields MTRTSERDDSDGTDPGIDSRRRWLLGMAAGASAAAVLPTTGSVGANSRDETVTIVHDTHFHGRFADAEAAELSLASYYAVVEEHLESAANSLFVGNGDDLAPSMLGLEYEGEHVIEALNETAIDVDGVGNHEYDFGADVATARFEESEFPWVVANLLDDAGDPVPGTERWTAFEKGELTVGVFGLVSTNFHSLTDYPAEWQVLGYVEGAQEAVDALREEGADVVVCASHVSTGVHYTLAEDVDGLDAIVGSHSNIVFEEPEVVDGTIISEFGDEFDHVGSLTLDADGTLVDWRRTDLLAPDADPASAVDEYEEIEVRYADEIPEDETLATLAEEWTDELEAELEQTAFETEVELNATFDNYAIETNWGNLMTDAMRTVGEIGDIEVDIAAQNAGGIRSGSTYGPGPVTGADVMNILPFPNEIEVVELTGEDVVAYLEEAIRPHPSENYGAQPAIQVSRLSYEWWGHGGESQVENVFVGGEPIDPDETYYLAHNDYSIENSDVLSEVAVVLASGQFQGPYVLDRLEERDTVAPERENRMLRVDETVGEASVAVGDGETTLTVDVPDGAAAIRSDTFRAVIRTGADLEANAATVDGDSVDVTFDTDELRALVADVDEPALRLFGGYDPDQAYWDYGFEVPTSSGYEHFKLRADVSAAALEDPDDGDSDGNESDDDGANDGADDGMPGFGPLGALAGGSAGGYLYSRRRVADDESAETTASATGDDGDD from the coding sequence GTGACACGAACGTCCGAACGAGACGACAGTGACGGGACCGACCCGGGGATCGACTCGCGCCGCCGTTGGTTGCTCGGTATGGCCGCGGGAGCGTCGGCCGCTGCCGTGCTCCCGACGACCGGGAGCGTCGGAGCGAACTCCCGCGACGAGACGGTCACAATCGTCCACGACACGCACTTCCACGGTCGGTTCGCGGATGCCGAAGCGGCCGAACTGAGCCTCGCCAGCTACTACGCGGTCGTCGAGGAGCACCTCGAGTCGGCCGCGAACTCGCTGTTCGTCGGGAACGGCGACGACCTCGCCCCGTCGATGCTCGGCCTCGAGTACGAGGGCGAACACGTGATCGAGGCGTTAAACGAGACGGCCATCGACGTGGACGGCGTCGGCAACCACGAGTACGATTTCGGCGCCGACGTGGCGACGGCGCGCTTCGAAGAGAGCGAGTTCCCGTGGGTCGTCGCGAACCTGCTCGACGACGCGGGCGACCCAGTTCCCGGAACCGAACGGTGGACAGCGTTCGAGAAGGGGGAGTTGACGGTCGGCGTCTTCGGCCTCGTCTCGACGAACTTCCACTCGCTGACCGACTACCCCGCGGAGTGGCAGGTGCTCGGCTACGTCGAGGGCGCGCAGGAAGCGGTCGACGCGCTCCGCGAGGAGGGGGCCGACGTCGTCGTCTGCGCTTCCCACGTCTCGACCGGCGTTCATTACACGCTCGCCGAGGACGTCGACGGCCTCGACGCGATCGTCGGCTCCCACTCCAACATCGTCTTCGAGGAACCCGAGGTCGTCGACGGGACGATTATCAGCGAGTTCGGCGACGAGTTCGACCATGTCGGCTCGCTCACGCTCGACGCCGACGGAACCCTCGTCGACTGGCGACGGACCGACCTCCTGGCCCCTGACGCCGATCCCGCGTCGGCCGTCGACGAGTACGAGGAGATCGAGGTCCGCTACGCCGACGAGATCCCGGAAGACGAGACCCTCGCCACCCTCGCCGAGGAGTGGACCGACGAACTCGAGGCGGAACTCGAGCAGACAGCCTTCGAGACCGAGGTCGAACTGAACGCGACGTTCGACAACTACGCCATCGAGACCAACTGGGGGAACCTCATGACCGACGCGATGCGAACCGTCGGCGAGATCGGCGACATCGAGGTCGATATCGCGGCCCAGAACGCCGGCGGCATCCGCAGCGGGTCGACGTACGGCCCCGGTCCGGTCACGGGCGCCGACGTGATGAACATCCTGCCGTTCCCCAACGAGATCGAGGTCGTCGAACTGACTGGCGAGGACGTCGTCGCGTACCTCGAGGAGGCGATCCGCCCCCATCCGTCCGAGAACTACGGCGCGCAGCCGGCGATCCAGGTCTCGAGGCTCTCCTACGAGTGGTGGGGCCACGGCGGCGAGAGTCAGGTCGAGAACGTCTTCGTCGGCGGCGAGCCCATCGACCCCGATGAGACGTACTACCTCGCGCACAACGACTACTCGATCGAGAACTCCGACGTCCTCTCCGAGGTAGCGGTCGTCCTCGCTTCCGGCCAGTTCCAGGGCCCCTACGTCCTCGACCGCCTCGAGGAGCGAGACACCGTCGCGCCCGAGCGCGAGAACCGGATGCTCCGAGTCGACGAGACGGTCGGCGAGGCGTCGGTCGCGGTCGGCGACGGCGAGACCACGCTCACCGTCGACGTCCCGGACGGCGCCGCGGCAATTCGGTCCGACACCTTCCGGGCCGTGATCCGGACCGGCGCTGACCTCGAGGCGAACGCGGCGACCGTCGACGGCGACAGCGTCGACGTGACGTTCGACACCGACGAGTTGCGCGCTCTCGTCGCGGACGTCGACGAGCCGGCGCTGCGGCTGTTCGGCGGCTACGATCCCGATCAGGCGTACTGGGACTACGGCTTCGAGGTGCCGACCTCGAGCGGCTACGAGCACTTCAAGCTCCGCGCGGACGTGAGCGCGGCCGCCCTCGAGGACCCGGACGACGGCGATTCCGACGGCAACGAGTCGGACGATGATGGGGCGAACGACGGCGCGGACGACGGGATGCCCGGCTTCGGTCCGCTCGGCGCGCTCGCCGGCGGGAGCGCCGGCGGCTATCTCTACTCGCGCCGTCGAGTCGCCGACGACGAATCGGCCGAGACTACCGCGTCAGCGACCGGGGACGACGGTGACGACTGA